The Primulina eburnea isolate SZY01 chromosome 8, ASM2296580v1, whole genome shotgun sequence genome contains a region encoding:
- the LOC140839665 gene encoding uncharacterized protein: protein MAEDFEAAVEDGLRLSKRIYFGKDRAVAPPKPPTAMERASGCSYLPVSPMIYAVISDPAIVDNPDMRSYQPHVHGRCDPLALIPLQMSGVSLEVDSYLDTAFVTVTGSWRVHCVMGNRSCDCRIAVPMGEQGSILGVEVEVPRKSYSTQLIAIDNESDTKKVAQIEDGGFLKPHIFTLKIPQIDGGTNLSVKLRWSQKLLYHDGQFTLNIPFSFPEYVTPAGKKISKREKIQLNVNSGLGTQVLCKTTSHPLKERLRQAGKLGFLYDSEVLTWSRNNFVFTYAISSSHTFGGVLLSPPSLHDVDPREMFCCYLYPGVQQNEKVFRRAVVFVVDISGSMKGKLLDDTKNALFAALSKLNPEDLFNIIAFNGEMYLFSSSLESATTGAIEKATQWVNLNFVAGGGTNILLPLNQAIEMLSDSQNCIPIIFLITDGAVEDERHICDALKSQLTNKKNVCPRVSTFGIGDFCNHYFLWMLATIGRGQYDSAIDLGSIEVRIKGLFARTSSILLANISFENVDELDDLEVFPSRIPDLSTKSPLIVSGRYSGTFPEILKVKGILPDSTNFSLELKTQETKEIPIDKIVAKQHIELLTAQAWYSESKELEEKVAKMSVQNAIFSEYTHMVLLETVKGKTSANSKNSKQISNKIDHKMTEDSKPQIITVLNNIGLGFGNVDATKENIPPGSSNTKLPQAAEFFIKATSSCFGKLCSYCCCPCCIQMCSHTNDQCAIVLTQLCGALACLGCYACCGGHDS, encoded by the exons ATGGCCGAGGATTTCGAGGCCGCCGTTGAGGATGGTCTGCGCCTCTCGAAGAGGATATACTTTGGCAAGGACAGGGCGGTGGCGCCGCCCAAACCACCCACTGCCATGGAGAGGGCGTCGGGATGCTCCTACCTCCCTGTATCTCCCATGATTTATGCCGTGATCAGCGATCCCGCGATTGTGGATAATCCCGATATGCGGAGCTATCAGCCTCACGTGCACGGGAGGTGCGATCCCCTGGCTTTGATTCCGTTGCAGATGAGTGGGGTTTCGCTTGAGGTGGATTCTTATCTAGACACGGCTTTTGTGACGGTGACGGGCTCCTGGCGCGTCCATTGCGTCATGGGCAACCGCAGCTGTGATTGCCGCATCGCTGTCCCAATGGGTGAACAG GGTTCGATTCTAGGTGTTGAGGTTGAGGTACCAAGGAAATCGTATAGTACTCAACTGATTGCAATAGACAATGAAAGTGATACAAAAAAGGTAGCCCAGATTGAAGATGGAGGCTTTCTGAAACCTCATATATTTACTCTTAAAATCCCACAG ATAGATGGAGGAACCAATCTTTCGGTTAAACTTAGATGGTCCCAAAAATTGTTGTATCATGATGGCCAATTTACCTTGAACATTCCATTTAGCTTTCCGGAATATGTAACACCCGCTGGTAAGAAGATTTCTAAGCGTGAAAAGATACAGCTTAATGTTAATTCTGGTTTGGGAACCCAAGTTTTGTGTAAAACTACGAGTCATCCGCTGAAG GAGCGGTTACGGCAAGCGGGAAAGTTGGGTTTCTTGTATGACTCTGAAGTTCTTACGTGGTCAAGAAACAACTTTGTGTTCACATATGCA ATATCTTCAAGTCATACTTTTGGTGGTGTGCTTTTGAGTCCACCGTCATTGCACGATGTTGATCCTAGAGAAATGTTTTGCTGCTATCTATATCCCGGAGTGCAGCAGAATGAAAAG GTTTTCAGGAGAGCTGTGGTATTTGTTGTAGATATAAGTGGAAGCATGAAGGGAAAACTGCTTGATGATACAAAAAATGCACTCTTTGCTGCACTTTCAAAGCTCAACCCTGAAGATTTGTTTAATATAATTGCTTTCAATGGTGAAATGTACCTATTTTCCTCATCTTTGGAGTCAGCTACCACAGGAGCTATTGAGAAAGCCACTCAGTGggttaatttaaattttgtggCTGGTGGAGGGACAAACATTTTGCTTCCTTTAAATCAG GCGATTGAGATGTTGTCAGATAGTCAAAATTGTATTCCTATCATTTTCCTCATAACGGATGGGGCTGTTGAAGATGAGAGACATATTTGTGATGCATTGAAAAGCCagttaacaaataaaaaaaatgtttgccCCCGAGTTTCCACATTCGGCATAG gTGATTTCTGTAATCATTACTTCCTTTGGATGCTTGCAACAATTGGTCGTGGGCAATATGATTCTGCTATTGACCTGG GTTCAATTGAGGTTCGAATAAAAGGACTATTTGCCAGAACCTCATCTATTTTGCTTGCAAATATTTCTTTTGAGAATGTTGATGAACTTGATGATCTTGAG GTGTTTCCTTCCCGAATTCCAGACCTTTCAACCAAAAGTCCCTTGATCGTGTCCGGCAGATACAGTGGAACATTTCCAGAGATCCTTAAAGTTAAAGGCATCCTACCTGATTCGACCAATTTCTCTCTAGAACTGAAGACACAAGAGACAAAGGAGATACCTATTGACAAG ATAGTAGCCAAGCAACATATTGAACTCCTTACAGCTCAGGCCTGGTATTCAGAAAGTAAGGAGCTTGAGGAAAAG GTAGCAAAAATGAGTGTCCAAAATGCCATTTTTTCTGAGTATACTCACATGGTTTTGCTCGAGACAGTGAAAGGGAAAACAAGCGCAAATTCAAAGAATTCGAAACAG ATCTCCAACAAAATCGATCATAAAATGACTGAAGACTCCAAACCACAAATAATAACTGTTCTGAACAACATTGGACTGGGTTTTGGCAACGTAGATGCTACGAAGGAGAACATACCTCCAGGATCTAGCAACACCAAACTCCCCCAAGCTGCAGAATTTTTTATCAAAGCAACTTCCAGCTGCTTTGGAAAACTTTGCAGTTACTGCTGTTGCCCGTGCTGTATCCAAATGTGCTCCCACACGAATGATCAATGTGCAATCGTGCTCACTCAGTTGTGCGGTGCCTTGGCGTGTTTAGGTTGCTACGCATGCTGTGGCGGACATGACTCGTAA
- the LOC140839668 gene encoding oligouridylate-binding protein 1-like isoform X1, translating into MHQQRLKQQQALMQQSLYHPGLLAQPQIEPILSGNLPPGFDSSTCRSVYVGNIHPQVTEPLLQEVFANTCPLEGCKLIRKDKSSYGFVDYLDRRSAALAIVTLNGRQLFGQPIKVNWAYASSQREDTSNQFNIFVGDLSPEVTDATLFACFSVYPSCSDARVMWDQKTGRSRGFGFVSFRNQQDAQSSINDLNGKWLGSRQIRCNWATKGAGLGDDQQSSDLKTIVELTNGTSEDGQEKSYEDTPENNPQYTTVYVGNLAPEVTSVDLHRHFHALGVGAIEDIRVQRDKGFGFIRYSSHAEAARAIQMGNARILFGKPIKCSWGSKPTPPGTISTSLPPPAATHMPGFTVADLAAYERQLALSKMMGGAQALMHPQGQRLAAATQPIYDTMYSSIGTSQQPMFYQ; encoded by the exons ATGCATCAGCAGAGGTTGAAGCAACAGCAAGCGCTAATGCAGCAATCTCTTTATCATCCGGGTCTCCTTGCGCAGCCTCAG ATTGAGCCTATCTTGAGTGGAAATTTGCCCCCCGGGTTCGATTCAAGTACATGCCGTAGTGT GTATGTTGGAAACATCCACCCACAAGTTACAGAACCACTTCTTCAAGAGGTTTTTGCTAATACTTGTCCTCTTGAAGGTTGCAAGCTCattcgcaaagataag TCATCATATGGCTTTGTGGATTACCTTGATCGTCGATCAGCCGCCCTTGCTATTGTGACTTTGAATGGGAGGCAATT GTTTGGTCAACCTATTAAAGTTAACTGGGCATATGCTAGTTCGCAGAGAGAGGACACATCAA ATCAATTCAATATTTTTGTCGGTGATCTTAGCCCAGAGGTTACGGATGCTACCTTGTTTGCATGTTTCTCTGTCTATCCTAGTTGTTC AGATGCAAGGGTCATGTGGGATCAGAAGACTGGTCGCTCAAGGGGCTTCGGATTTGTTTCTTTTCGTAATCAGCAG GACGCTCAAAGTTCAATAAATGACTTGAATG GGAAGTGGCTTGGAAGTAGACAAATCCGCTGCAACTGGGCCACAAAAGGTGCTGGTCTGGGTGATGACCAGCAGAGTTCCGATTTAAAAACCATCGTGGAACTAACAAATGGAACATCAG AAGATGGTCAAGAAAAGAGTTATGAAGATACTCCAGAAAATAATCCACAGTATACCACTGTATATGTTGGCAATCTTGCTCCTGAA GTGACCTCTGTTGATCTACACCGTCATTTCCATGCACTCGGAGTTGGAGCAATTGAGGATATCCGTGTTCAAAGAGACAAAGGTTTTGGCTTCATTAGATATAGTAGTCATGCTGAAGCAGCTCGCGCTATCCAAATGGGAAATGCTCGAATCCTCTTTGGCAAACCGATAAAG TGCTCATGGGGCAGTAAGCCTACTCCTCCAGGAACCATTTCTACCTCCCTACCTCCTCCAGCTGCAACCCATATGCCAGGATTTACGGTTGCCGATCTGGCTGCCTATGAGCGGCAACTTGCTTTGAGTAAAATGATGGGTGGTGCACAAGCTCTGATGCATCCACAGGGTCAGCGACTTGCCGCTGCCACTCAGCCAATATATGACACCATGTATTCGAGCATCGGCACATCCCAACAACCCATGTTCTATCAGTAG
- the LOC140839666 gene encoding protein TIFY 10b-like: MGSAEIVDSGRFSSRRSTSFSQTCSLLSQYLKEKGTLGELAQCLNPNFESKGTMNLLPMIEKSDAKEETLKKPEVETAQMTIFYAGQVIVFNDFPADKAKDVMVLASNSCATKNRHSASVPPPHTAQFPAESATRFPNIVRSFGIPERTQHTPDPPLGSDLPIARKNSLARFLEKRKDRITENAPYQAAAIKPVAAATAKPPTAEAWLGLGNFEFQCD, from the exons ATGGGTTCGGCGGAGATTGTGGATTCCGGGAGGTTTTCGAGCAGAAGATCTACCAGCTTCTCGCAGACATGTAGCCTTCTGAGTCAGTACCTGAAGGAGAAGGGCACTTTGGGGGAGCTTGCTCAGTGCTTGAATCCTAACTTCGAGTCCAAAG GGACAATGAATTTGTTGCCGATGATTGAGAAATCTGATGCCAAAGAAGAGACTCTGAAGAAACCTGAGGTGGAGACTGCGCAGATGACCATCTTCTACGCCGGTCAGGTGATTGTGTTCAACGATTTCCCGGCGGACAAGGCCAAGGACGTTATGGTGTTAGCGAGCAACTCCTGCGCCACCAAGAACCGCCACTCCGCCTCGGTTCCTCCGCCGCATACCGCCCAGTTCCCGGCGGAGTCCGCCACCAGATTTCCGAATATAGTTCGCAGCTTCGGGATACCGGAGCGGACTCAGCACACTCCAGATCCACCTCTTGGTTCAG ATTTACCGATTGCGAGGAAGAATTCACTGGCCCGCTTCTTGGAGAAGAGAAAGGATAG AATCACAGAAAATGCACCATATCAAGCTGCAGCAATCAAACCGGTGGCGGCGGCGACTGCAAAGCCACCTACGGCGGAAGCATGGCTGGGATTGGGAAATTTCGAATTTCAGTGCGATTAA
- the LOC140837963 gene encoding FCS-Like Zinc finger 13-like, with amino-acid sequence MIGKNPKQVIGILAGSFVSGNRSGIVDVVASSRGHLEPKAQSPRGLKHFDFGGVGLGIVAALEKSGDRVGETPANIPLFNRKMSRSNPIPVKNPLRVGGYLEDFEMESSEEYTIVTSHGPDNPCTKVYYGGIGHGRKGDERAPFRIQSSEANNRASVFFISPPRLGEVAGAPATDFLSSCNLCKKQLHGKDIYMYRGDKAFCSSDCRYSQIVIDERKENCRSESSRPVEVSSSPLSNGHVFTTGILAI; translated from the exons ATGATCGGTAAAAATCCGAAGCAGGTGATCGGGATACTCGCTGGATCATTTGTTTCCGGCAATAGATCCGGCATAGTCGACGTAGTCGCCAGCTCGAGGGGTCACTTAGAGCCCAAAGCTCAGTCCCCAAGAGGGCTAAAACATTTTGATTTTGGTGGGGTTGGCTTAGGAATAGTGGCGGCACTCGAGAAATCCGGTGACCGCGTGGGTGAAACTCCGGCCAATATACCGTTATTTAACCGAAAGATGAGCCGATCCAACCCAATTCCGGTGAAGAATCCATTGAGAGTTGGGGGATATCTGGAGGACTTTGAGATGGAAAGTTCAGAGGAGTACACAATTGTGACGTCCCATGGACCAGATAACCCATGCACTAAAGTGTACTATGGTGGGATTGGGCATGGTAGAAAGGGTGACGAAAGAGCCCCTTTCAGAATACAGAGCAGCGAAGCGAACAACCGGGCTAGCGTATTCTTCATATCTCCACCGAGATTGGGGGAAGTTGCCGGAGCTCCGGCGACCGATTTCCTGAGCTCCTGCAATTTGTGCAAGAAGCAACTCCATGGCAAAGACATATACATGTACAg GGGGGACAAAGCATTTTGCAGCTCAGACTGTCGATACAGCCAAATAGTGATCGACGAGCGCAAAGAGAACTGCAGATCAGAAAGCTCGAGACCCGTCGAGGTTTCCAGCTCTCCTCTTTCAAATGGACATGTTTTCACCACCGGGATCCTAGCAATTTAG
- the LOC140839668 gene encoding oligouridylate-binding protein 1-like isoform X2 translates to MHQQRLKQQQALMQQSLYHPGLLAQPQIEPILSGNLPPGFDSSTCRSVYVGNIHPQVTEPLLQEVFANTCPLEGCKLIRKDKSSYGFVDYLDRRSAALAIVTLNGRQLFGQPIKVNWAYASSQREDTSNQFNIFVGDLSPEVTDATLFACFSVYPSCSDARVMWDQKTGRSRGFGFVSFRNQQDAQSSINDLNGKWLGSRQIRCNWATKGAGLGDDQQSSDLKTIVELTNGTSDGQEKSYEDTPENNPQYTTVYVGNLAPEVTSVDLHRHFHALGVGAIEDIRVQRDKGFGFIRYSSHAEAARAIQMGNARILFGKPIKCSWGSKPTPPGTISTSLPPPAATHMPGFTVADLAAYERQLALSKMMGGAQALMHPQGQRLAAATQPIYDTMYSSIGTSQQPMFYQ, encoded by the exons ATGCATCAGCAGAGGTTGAAGCAACAGCAAGCGCTAATGCAGCAATCTCTTTATCATCCGGGTCTCCTTGCGCAGCCTCAG ATTGAGCCTATCTTGAGTGGAAATTTGCCCCCCGGGTTCGATTCAAGTACATGCCGTAGTGT GTATGTTGGAAACATCCACCCACAAGTTACAGAACCACTTCTTCAAGAGGTTTTTGCTAATACTTGTCCTCTTGAAGGTTGCAAGCTCattcgcaaagataag TCATCATATGGCTTTGTGGATTACCTTGATCGTCGATCAGCCGCCCTTGCTATTGTGACTTTGAATGGGAGGCAATT GTTTGGTCAACCTATTAAAGTTAACTGGGCATATGCTAGTTCGCAGAGAGAGGACACATCAA ATCAATTCAATATTTTTGTCGGTGATCTTAGCCCAGAGGTTACGGATGCTACCTTGTTTGCATGTTTCTCTGTCTATCCTAGTTGTTC AGATGCAAGGGTCATGTGGGATCAGAAGACTGGTCGCTCAAGGGGCTTCGGATTTGTTTCTTTTCGTAATCAGCAG GACGCTCAAAGTTCAATAAATGACTTGAATG GGAAGTGGCTTGGAAGTAGACAAATCCGCTGCAACTGGGCCACAAAAGGTGCTGGTCTGGGTGATGACCAGCAGAGTTCCGATTTAAAAACCATCGTGGAACTAACAAATGGAACATCAG ATGGTCAAGAAAAGAGTTATGAAGATACTCCAGAAAATAATCCACAGTATACCACTGTATATGTTGGCAATCTTGCTCCTGAA GTGACCTCTGTTGATCTACACCGTCATTTCCATGCACTCGGAGTTGGAGCAATTGAGGATATCCGTGTTCAAAGAGACAAAGGTTTTGGCTTCATTAGATATAGTAGTCATGCTGAAGCAGCTCGCGCTATCCAAATGGGAAATGCTCGAATCCTCTTTGGCAAACCGATAAAG TGCTCATGGGGCAGTAAGCCTACTCCTCCAGGAACCATTTCTACCTCCCTACCTCCTCCAGCTGCAACCCATATGCCAGGATTTACGGTTGCCGATCTGGCTGCCTATGAGCGGCAACTTGCTTTGAGTAAAATGATGGGTGGTGCACAAGCTCTGATGCATCCACAGGGTCAGCGACTTGCCGCTGCCACTCAGCCAATATATGACACCATGTATTCGAGCATCGGCACATCCCAACAACCCATGTTCTATCAGTAG